In Zunongwangia sp. HGR-M22, the sequence TTTACTTCGGAAGTATATAAAAAATCTCTTTTTTGAAACTGAATTGGAAGCTCGTCGATCACTTCAGCAAAAACCTTAAAAGAATAAGCATTTTTAATCTGAATTTTTACTGAATTCGCATCAGAATTACTGAATTTTTCTGGTAAAATTCGTTTTGCGGTCAATCCCTTTCCCTGAAATAATGCTATAATATCAAATAATAAAGCAATGCTTAAAATCACCAATATCACCCAAATAACAGGATAGATTGCAGGTATCCAAAATGAAAATAGGAAAAGTACAGCAATCGCAGCGATCGCGTAAAAGAAATGCTTAGTTAAGTATAAGGATTTTAGAAATTTGATCACTATCGCGGAATTTCTACAGATTGGCTAATCATTTGAATTACATCTTTGGTTTTCATGCCTTCCATCTCACGATCTGGCGAAAGGATAATACGATGTCCTAAAACAGGATTTAGTGATTTCTTAATATCTTCAGGAATTACAAAATCACGCCCATTTATGGCAGCGAAGGCTTTTGCTGCATTCATTATCGCAATCGAAGCTCTTGGTGAAGCACCTAAATAGAGATGCGCATGCTGGCGTGTTTTACTTACAATCTCTGCAATATAATGCAATAACTTTTCATCAATTTTGATATCGAAAATTTGCGTTTTTAGTTCATTTAATTTTTCAGGTGAAAGGATGGAAGTGATGTTACTTTCAGGTTTTTGGCCTTTTCGTTCGTGGTGACCTTTAAGAATTTCAATTTCTTCTTCTAATTTTGGATAATCAACTTCAATTTTAAAAAGAAATCGATCCAGTTGCGCCTCAGGTAACGCATAAGTTCCTTCTTGTTCTACGGGGTTTTGAGTAGCCAACACCATAAAAGGATCTTGTAATTGATGGCGTTTTCCATCGATTGTAATCTGTCGTTCTTCCATGACCTCAAAAAGAGCGGCTTGTGTTTTTGCAGGTGCACGGTTTATCTCGTCGATAAGAATGATATTTGAGAATACCGGGCCTGGTTTAAACTCGAAGTCTGAGGTTTTCATATTTAATACTGAAGTTCCCAAAACATCACTCGGCATTAAATCTGGCGTAAACTGAATTCTGCTGAAATCGGTTTGCAGGCATTTCGCAAAAAGTTTTGCTGTTATCGTTTTTGCAACGCCGGGAACACCTTCTATCAAAACGTGGCCATTAGAAAGTAAGCCTACAATAAGCAATTCTACAAATTCGGTTTGACCAACAATAATCTGCGAAAGCTGAGATTTTAAATCTTCGACTGAATTTTTTAAGTCTTCTAGCGGAATTCGATTGTCAAAATTCAGTTCTTTATTTTGGTCGTTTTCTGGTTGTATATTTTGTTCTTCCATTGGGTTTCGGTTTTTCTTCTTTCGAAGTTTTATTTTTAGTTGATTTTATAGAAAATCAAACGATATTTTTGGTTTTTATGGCATTTGCATATTTAAATTTATGGATGCCTTTACATATAGTTTCGTAATCCTGTGCGGTAGCTTTCTTACTTTCTACCGCTTCTATATTTTCGAACAATTCTTTTATAAAATCTATAGAATTTCCTGTTTTATCAGCTAAAATTGGATAAAATTCATCTCTTTTTTTATCGGGATCCAGTTTCATTTCTGTACGAATATATTCCTTAAAATGCTGAATACGCTTTTTTGTCAACTCGTCCACCTGCTTTTTTTCAAGGTAAAGATCGGCAATCGTTTGTGTGTATTCGTACGACTGATTTTTTAAAGGTTTTACCACCGGGATTGCGCGCTGCTTCCGTTTTCCTTCAAAAATAATGAATAGCAGCGATGCAATGATCATAAGATAATAGGCCCATTTTAATGGCTTGTTTTGCATGATGATATACAATAGACTTGTAGGTTGGGCTTTACCGGTTTTGTAATAATTATCCCAATAAATAGGCTGATTTTGATCGATATAAGCCAATACATTTTCAGCATATTTAAAATTGTTGTTTTTCAGTACAAAATAATTTCCAAAAGCTTCTGGCGTACTATGTAAAACGATTTTTCCTTTTCCGAATTCAGTTTCAATAAAATTTATTTGCGGCTCAGTTATCGTATCGTCATCATATTTTACGGTTCCCAGAATAGTCGTTTTTAAGGTATCTATTTTGCTGAAGTAAATAGAACTAAACTCATGCGGAACTTCGAATGGGCCATTCTCGCCAAAATTTGGGTTTACCAGGTCTAATTCCGTTTTGGGGATAAACGAAATTTCATCTTCAATTTTCTTGTTGTAAGGTTTGGTGTCTAAATTAAGTGTGTCTAAGAAATGCTCGCCAAATACATCTGAAGCTATAAAGGCCGTATTTCCTTTTTCAACCCAATTCAGCAATTTATTTAATTCATCTTCATCAAAACTCACATAATTATTTAAAAAGAAATAGGTGCCATTCTCAATACCTGCACTATCGCTTAGATACTCGAAAGGAGGGATATTTATCTCTTTAAAATTATCTGGATTGCTGGCTTTCCAGTTTTCATAAAAAACATAAGTTCCTAGAGGGATTTTATCTTGTTTAGCGTAGCTGGGATACCAGTTTATGGGCGTAGGCTCGATAGCTTCTAAATAGGTGAGAAAGGCTATTAAGAAGATAAAAACACCAAGCGAAATTTTATAAAATTTACTCATTTTTGGTGTTTTTAATATTGGTATTTAATTCTGAAAAACCTTTCTCTGCTAACAAAAAGTCTTCTTTAGAAACCTGAAAATCGCCGT encodes:
- a CDS encoding AAA family ATPase, with amino-acid sequence MEEQNIQPENDQNKELNFDNRIPLEDLKNSVEDLKSQLSQIIVGQTEFVELLIVGLLSNGHVLIEGVPGVAKTITAKLFAKCLQTDFSRIQFTPDLMPSDVLGTSVLNMKTSDFEFKPGPVFSNIILIDEINRAPAKTQAALFEVMEERQITIDGKRHQLQDPFMVLATQNPVEQEGTYALPEAQLDRFLFKIEVDYPKLEEEIEILKGHHERKGQKPESNITSILSPEKLNELKTQIFDIKIDEKLLHYIAEIVSKTRQHAHLYLGASPRASIAIMNAAKAFAAINGRDFVIPEDIKKSLNPVLGHRIILSPDREMEGMKTKDVIQMISQSVEIPR
- a CDS encoding DUF4350 domain-containing protein, whose amino-acid sequence is MSKFYKISLGVFIFLIAFLTYLEAIEPTPINWYPSYAKQDKIPLGTYVFYENWKASNPDNFKEINIPPFEYLSDSAGIENGTYFFLNNYVSFDEDELNKLLNWVEKGNTAFIASDVFGEHFLDTLNLDTKPYNKKIEDEISFIPKTELDLVNPNFGENGPFEVPHEFSSIYFSKIDTLKTTILGTVKYDDDTITEPQINFIETEFGKGKIVLHSTPEAFGNYFVLKNNNFKYAENVLAYIDQNQPIYWDNYYKTGKAQPTSLLYIIMQNKPLKWAYYLMIIASLLFIIFEGKRKQRAIPVVKPLKNQSYEYTQTIADLYLEKKQVDELTKKRIQHFKEYIRTEMKLDPDKKRDEFYPILADKTGNSIDFIKELFENIEAVESKKATAQDYETICKGIHKFKYANAIKTKNIV